A region from the Inhella inkyongensis genome encodes:
- a CDS encoding polyprenyl synthetase family protein codes for MHEVDRVIAHRLQSEVALINQISGYIVHAGGKRFRPKLLLLFANALGDPGHHRHTLAAVVEFIHTATLLHDDVVDESALRRGKQTANALFGNAASVLVGDFLYSRAFQMMVSVNRMRVLEILAEATNVIAEGEVLQLLNVHDPDTTVERYLQVIRFKTAKLFEASARLGAILSDAPSDIEEHCADYGRAMGTAFQLIDDVLDYEGDAEVLGKNVGDDLREGKPTLPILLAMERSQPAEREILRNAVLNGEVERLSEVIRIVRSSGALEATREAASAEANRAADALKALPLNKWTKTLLEFSARSVDRKY; via the coding sequence ATGCACGAAGTAGATAGGGTCATTGCCCATCGCCTGCAAAGCGAAGTGGCACTGATCAATCAGATCTCGGGTTACATCGTCCACGCGGGTGGCAAACGGTTCCGCCCCAAGTTGCTGCTGCTGTTCGCCAACGCACTGGGCGACCCTGGGCATCATCGCCACACCTTGGCGGCCGTGGTGGAGTTCATCCATACCGCGACACTGCTGCACGACGATGTCGTGGATGAGTCCGCCCTGCGGCGCGGCAAGCAAACAGCGAATGCGCTTTTCGGCAATGCTGCGAGTGTGCTTGTGGGCGACTTCCTCTATTCGCGCGCTTTCCAGATGATGGTTTCGGTCAATCGGATGCGGGTGCTGGAGATCCTGGCCGAGGCCACCAATGTGATCGCCGAGGGGGAGGTGCTTCAGCTACTGAATGTGCACGACCCCGACACCACCGTCGAACGTTATCTCCAGGTCATTCGGTTCAAGACCGCCAAGCTCTTCGAGGCCAGCGCTCGCCTGGGCGCCATTTTGTCGGATGCCCCCTCTGACATTGAAGAGCATTGCGCCGACTACGGTCGCGCCATGGGCACGGCCTTCCAGTTGATCGATGACGTCCTGGATTACGAAGGTGACGCCGAAGTACTTGGAAAGAATGTCGGTGACGACTTGCGAGAGGGCAAGCCCACATTGCCCATCCTTCTGGCCATGGAGCGCAGCCAACCCGCGGAGCGGGAGATCTTGCGCAATGCAGTGCTGAATGGCGAGGTTGAGCGACTGTCAGAAGTGATCCGCATCGTGCGCTCCAGCGGCGCCCTTGAGGCAACACGAGAAGCTGCAAGCGCAGAAGCAAACCGAGCCGCCGACGCCCTGAAGGCGCTCCCACTTAACAAGTGGACTAAAACTCTGCTAGAATTTTCGGCTCGTTCGGTGGATCGGAAGTATTGA
- a CDS encoding type II secretion system F family protein — MASANPAAKATQELVFEWEGKDRNGKVVRGETRSASEAVVSAQLRRQGILVSKIKKRRTSGGSSIKQKDIAVFTRQLATMMRAGVPLLQSFDIVARGATNPRLTKLLNDIRQDVETGTSLSSAFRKHPIYFDALYCNLVEAGEAGGILEALLDRLAIYQEKTVAIKNKIKSALTYPIAVLVVAFIVVAVIMIFVIPAFKEVFTSFGADLPAPTLFVIAMSEFFVAYWWLIFGSIGGGVYFFLQSWKRSEKMQHTMDRLLLKVPVFGDLLYKSAIARWTRTLSTMFAAGVPLVEALDSVGGASGNAVFAEATEKIQREVSTGTTLTASMQGSGIFPTMVLQMCAIGEESGSLDHMLGKAAEFFEDEVDEAVKALSSLMEPFIIVILGTIIGGIVVSMYLPIFKLGQVV; from the coding sequence ATGGCAAGCGCAAATCCGGCCGCCAAGGCTACGCAAGAACTGGTTTTTGAGTGGGAAGGCAAGGATCGCAACGGCAAAGTGGTGCGCGGCGAGACCCGCTCGGCGAGCGAAGCCGTGGTGTCCGCCCAGTTGCGCCGCCAGGGCATCTTGGTGTCCAAGATCAAGAAGCGGCGCACCAGTGGCGGCTCGTCGATCAAGCAAAAAGACATCGCCGTCTTCACCCGCCAACTGGCGACCATGATGCGCGCCGGCGTTCCACTGCTGCAATCCTTTGACATCGTGGCTCGCGGTGCCACCAACCCGCGCCTGACCAAACTGCTCAACGACATCCGCCAGGATGTGGAGACCGGCACCAGCCTGTCCTCTGCGTTTCGCAAGCACCCCATCTACTTCGACGCCCTGTACTGCAACCTGGTCGAGGCCGGTGAGGCCGGCGGTATCTTGGAAGCGCTGCTGGATCGCTTGGCGATCTACCAAGAAAAGACCGTCGCCATCAAGAACAAGATCAAATCGGCTCTGACCTATCCGATCGCGGTGCTGGTGGTGGCCTTCATCGTGGTGGCGGTGATCATGATCTTTGTGATCCCTGCCTTCAAGGAAGTCTTCACATCTTTCGGCGCCGACCTGCCGGCACCCACGCTATTCGTGATTGCGATGTCAGAGTTCTTTGTCGCCTACTGGTGGCTGATTTTTGGCAGCATCGGCGGCGGGGTCTACTTCTTCCTGCAGAGTTGGAAGCGCAGCGAAAAGATGCAGCACACCATGGACCGCCTGTTGCTAAAGGTGCCCGTCTTTGGGGACCTGCTTTACAAATCCGCCATCGCCCGCTGGACTCGCACCCTTTCCACCATGTTCGCGGCTGGCGTCCCCTTAGTAGAGGCGCTGGATTCAGTCGGGGGCGCCTCCGGCAATGCCGTGTTTGCCGAGGCCACCGAGAAAATCCAGCGTGAAGTTTCGACCGGAACGACGTTGACAGCCTCCATGCAGGGTTCCGGCATCTTCCCCACCATGGTGCTGCAGATGTGCGCCATCGGCGAAGAGTCCGGTTCACTCGATCACATGCTTGGCAAGGCCGCCGAGTTCTTCGAGGACGAAGTCGACGAAGCCGTGAAGGCCCTCTCCAGCCTGATGGAGCCCTTCATCATCGTGATCCTGGGCACCATCATCGGCGGCATCGTGGTGTCGATGTACCTGCCGATCTTCAAGCTGGGGCAGGTGGTCTGA
- a CDS encoding HAD family hydrolase, protein MNLRPVFDFGGVVFRWRPAQLVAQVWPHRARNAAECAQTVATLLQGYEGDWGRFDQGLLDEAELIAAVCERTGWSQSDMHELLAAVRDELQPQAEVVALVQQLGQLRPGERPCFLSNMPTPLVTHLRAHHPLAEWFEAGVFSSEERMCKPDLRLFERAAQRFGRPPQQLLLIDDHPINVEAARRAGWQAELFTSAQALREALKARGVLSPE, encoded by the coding sequence ATGAACTTGCGCCCGGTCTTTGACTTCGGCGGTGTGGTGTTCCGCTGGCGGCCCGCTCAATTAGTGGCGCAAGTGTGGCCGCACCGTGCACGAAACGCGGCCGAATGCGCGCAGACCGTGGCCACGCTGCTGCAAGGCTATGAGGGGGATTGGGGGCGCTTCGATCAAGGCTTGTTGGATGAGGCGGAGCTGATCGCCGCTGTCTGCGAGCGGACCGGATGGTCCCAGTCAGACATGCACGAGCTGTTGGCTGCGGTGCGCGATGAGTTGCAGCCTCAGGCCGAGGTTGTGGCCTTGGTCCAGCAGCTTGGGCAGTTGAGGCCGGGTGAACGCCCCTGCTTTCTCTCCAACATGCCGACCCCCTTGGTGACCCATCTGCGCGCCCACCACCCGTTGGCCGAGTGGTTTGAGGCGGGAGTCTTTTCCAGCGAGGAGCGGATGTGCAAGCCGGATCTGCGCTTGTTCGAGCGGGCTGCGCAGCGATTTGGCCGGCCGCCGCAGCAACTGCTGCTGATCGACGATCACCCCATCAATGTGGAGGCGGCTCGCCGCGCGGGGTGGCAGGCTGAACTCTTCACCAGTGCCCAGGCCTTGCGGGAGGCGCTGAAGGCGCGCGGGGTGCTCAGCCCGGAGTGA
- the coaE gene encoding dephospho-CoA kinase (Dephospho-CoA kinase (CoaE) performs the final step in coenzyme A biosynthesis.) codes for MRIGLTGGIGSGKSTVARWWQSRGVTVVDTDALAHELCGRQGQALPAIAERFGADFVHPEHGLERARMRAHVLAHPQARQQLEALLHPMIQTLAQARAAAAPGWVLFDVPLLVESKHWRTQVDRILVVDCAPETQIERVIRRPGWTREQALAVLALQATRPQRRQAADAWVDNSADDLQSLHRALEMLALHWGFSATL; via the coding sequence GTGCGCATCGGCCTGACGGGCGGCATCGGCAGCGGCAAGAGCACGGTCGCGCGCTGGTGGCAGTCCCGTGGGGTCACCGTGGTTGACACCGACGCATTGGCCCATGAACTTTGCGGCCGGCAAGGCCAGGCCCTACCGGCAATTGCCGAACGCTTCGGTGCCGACTTTGTTCATCCCGAACACGGCCTGGAGCGCGCGCGCATGCGTGCTCATGTGCTCGCCCATCCGCAAGCCCGCCAACAACTCGAGGCTCTGCTCCATCCCATGATTCAGACGCTGGCGCAAGCACGTGCAGCGGCGGCTCCTGGGTGGGTGCTATTCGATGTCCCCCTGCTGGTGGAGAGCAAGCACTGGCGCACCCAAGTCGACAGGATCTTGGTGGTGGACTGCGCGCCCGAGACACAAATCGAACGCGTGATTCGCCGCCCCGGCTGGACACGCGAACAAGCCCTGGCCGTCCTGGCCCTGCAAGCCACGCGCCCGCAGCGGCGCCAAGCGGCCGATGCCTGGGTGGACAACAGCGCAGACGATCTTCAATCCTTGCATCGCGCCCTAGAAATGCTGGCGCTGCACTGGGGATTCAGCGCAACGCTGTGA
- the zapD gene encoding cell division protein ZapD, whose translation MLLYEFPLNETLRTLLRLEHLFGRLGQLAARDTPLDHHFALTTLFEVVEVGARSDLKSDLMKELERHKAQFNSYRGNPAVSEAALDDLIQRLDRAFQALHQMQGKPGAVLASNEMLNGLRSRIAIPGGTCEFDLPAYHAWQQQPCAVRQPQLMSWMDSVAPVAQAVDLLLSLLRKNGVPQMVAAQAGQYQQSLNAARAHQLLRLRIAPELGLIPEISGHRLMVSIRLLRESEGRLKPCRDDASFELCLCA comes from the coding sequence GTGTTGCTCTACGAGTTCCCTCTCAACGAAACCCTTCGTACCTTGCTGCGCCTGGAGCACCTCTTCGGGCGCCTGGGACAGTTGGCTGCGCGCGATACGCCGCTGGATCACCACTTCGCACTCACCACACTGTTTGAGGTGGTGGAGGTCGGAGCGCGCTCCGATCTCAAGTCCGATCTGATGAAGGAGTTGGAGCGCCACAAGGCGCAGTTCAATTCCTATCGCGGCAACCCGGCCGTGTCAGAGGCTGCGCTCGACGATCTCATCCAGCGCCTGGACCGCGCCTTCCAGGCCCTTCATCAGATGCAGGGCAAGCCCGGGGCCGTGCTGGCCAGCAATGAGATGCTCAACGGCCTGCGCAGCCGTATCGCCATCCCCGGCGGCACCTGTGAGTTCGATCTGCCCGCCTATCACGCCTGGCAGCAGCAGCCCTGCGCCGTCCGGCAGCCTCAACTGATGAGCTGGATGGACAGCGTGGCGCCCGTGGCCCAGGCCGTGGATCTGCTGCTTTCCCTGCTGCGCAAGAACGGTGTGCCGCAGATGGTGGCCGCACAAGCCGGGCAGTACCAACAGTCCCTGAACGCCGCGCGTGCACACCAATTGCTGCGCCTGCGGATTGCCCCCGAGCTCGGGCTGATCCCGGAAATCAGCGGTCATCGTCTGATGGTCTCCATCCGCCTGCTGCGCGAAAGTGAAGGCCGGCTCAAGCCCTGCCGCGACGACGCCAGCTTTGAGTTGTGCCTGTGCGCATGA
- the rpmA gene encoding 50S ribosomal protein L27 yields the protein MAQKKGGGSTRNGRDSKPKMLGVKAFGGQMISAGSIIVRQRGTKFHPGTNVGIGKDHTLFALIDGQVSFAVKGELGRHTVSITAA from the coding sequence ATGGCACAGAAAAAAGGCGGCGGCTCAACGCGTAACGGCCGCGATTCCAAGCCCAAGATGCTGGGTGTCAAGGCCTTCGGTGGCCAGATGATCAGCGCAGGCTCGATCATCGTGCGTCAGCGCGGCACCAAGTTCCACCCGGGCACGAACGTCGGCATTGGCAAGGACCACACCTTGTTCGCGCTGATCGACGGCCAGGTCAGCTTTGCTGTCAAGGGCGAGCTGGGTCGTCATACGGTGTCGATCACCGCGGCCTAA
- a CDS encoding prepilin peptidase, with protein MPAIDNVWFSWWALGILGLCIGSFLNVVAHRFPRILERRWLMDAAYQLGDSEGLRRATGWGEAQAKAWESHSLQLGQALEAQPPLGLAKPRSRCPQCGHSIAWHENLPVLGWLRLRGRCAACKSPISPRYPLVELATGLLFSLIGWRFGPQPLSLLWCGFAALLLAASLIDWDTTLLPDDLTLPLLWAGLAAAWMGWTLPLNEAVLGAIVGYLSLWSVYWLFKLTTGKEGMGYGDFKLLAALGAWLGATMILPIVLAASAIGALVGIVMKMTGSLREGRFVPFGPFLAGAGLVVLLAGAPRVLGWLGWA; from the coding sequence GTGCCGGCAATCGACAACGTTTGGTTCTCTTGGTGGGCGCTCGGCATCCTGGGGCTGTGCATTGGCAGCTTCCTGAATGTCGTGGCCCATCGTTTTCCGCGTATCTTGGAGCGACGCTGGCTGATGGATGCGGCCTACCAGTTGGGCGACTCCGAAGGCCTGCGGCGCGCCACCGGCTGGGGTGAGGCGCAGGCCAAAGCCTGGGAAAGCCACTCACTGCAACTTGGCCAAGCCCTGGAGGCCCAGCCCCCCTTGGGCTTGGCGAAACCTCGGTCGCGCTGCCCGCAATGTGGTCATTCCATTGCTTGGCACGAGAACCTGCCGGTGCTGGGCTGGCTGCGCCTGCGCGGCCGCTGCGCCGCCTGCAAGAGCCCCATCAGCCCACGCTACCCCTTGGTGGAGCTCGCCACAGGTCTGTTGTTTTCGCTGATTGGTTGGCGTTTCGGACCCCAGCCCTTGAGCTTGCTCTGGTGTGGCTTCGCTGCTCTGCTGCTGGCGGCATCCCTGATCGACTGGGATACCACCCTGCTGCCCGACGACCTCACCCTGCCCCTGCTCTGGGCCGGACTGGCTGCCGCCTGGATGGGTTGGACGCTTCCTTTGAATGAAGCCGTACTCGGCGCCATCGTGGGCTATTTGTCGCTCTGGAGCGTGTATTGGCTCTTCAAGCTGACCACCGGCAAAGAGGGCATGGGCTATGGCGACTTCAAGTTGCTCGCGGCGCTTGGTGCGTGGCTCGGCGCCACGATGATCTTGCCGATCGTCCTTGCGGCCTCGGCCATCGGCGCGCTGGTGGGCATCGTCATGAAGATGACCGGCTCGCTCCGGGAGGGCCGATTCGTACCTTTTGGCCCCTTCCTCGCCGGCGCTGGTCTGGTCGTGTTGTTGGCGGGTGCACCGCGCGTGCTCGGATGGTTGGGCTGGGCCTGA
- the rplU gene encoding 50S ribosomal protein L21: MYAVIKTGGKQYKVAAGEKIKVEQIAADVGQEIVIDQVLAVGNGAELKVGTPLVAGATVKATVVAHGKHDKVRIFKLRRRKHYKKSQGHRQTYTELSISAVNG, translated from the coding sequence ATGTACGCGGTCATAAAAACCGGCGGCAAGCAATACAAGGTTGCTGCTGGCGAAAAGATCAAGGTAGAACAGATTGCTGCGGACGTTGGCCAAGAGATCGTGATCGACCAAGTGCTCGCTGTTGGTAACGGCGCCGAGCTCAAGGTTGGCACTCCCCTGGTGGCGGGTGCAACGGTCAAGGCTACCGTGGTGGCTCATGGCAAGCACGATAAGGTGCGTATCTTCAAGCTGCGTCGTCGCAAGCATTACAAGAAGAGCCAAGGGCATCGTCAAACCTACACCGAGCTGTCCATCAGCGCGGTGAACGGCTGA
- the proB gene encoding glutamate 5-kinase: MAVTPPLLGARRIVVKIGSSLVTDEGRGVDAQAIGDWCRQLTRLGEQGVEVLIVSSGAIAEGMKRLGWAQRPREVHALQAAAAVGQMGLAQIYETSLRSLGRASAQVLLTHADLSDRERYLNARSTLLTLLQHRVLPVINENDTVVNDEIRFGDNDTLGALVTNLIEADALVILTDQQGLFSADPRKDPDARLIAQGRAGDPALARMAGGAGSALGRGGMLTKVLAAERAARSGAATVIAYGREPDVVLRLAAGESIGTALSAELPKRAARKQWMADHLQLRGRVQIDAGAARALVGEGRSLLPVGVRDVAGEFHRGDVIAILDPEGRECARGLANYAAAEARLLAGRASQDIEALLGYVAEPELVHRDNLVLSAPADPDQAQG; the protein is encoded by the coding sequence ATGGCAGTGACCCCCCCTTTGCTTGGAGCGCGGCGCATCGTCGTCAAGATTGGCTCCAGTCTGGTGACGGATGAAGGGCGGGGTGTGGATGCCCAAGCCATTGGTGACTGGTGCCGTCAGCTGACGCGCCTGGGCGAGCAGGGTGTGGAGGTCTTGATTGTCTCCAGCGGCGCCATTGCGGAGGGCATGAAACGCCTGGGCTGGGCGCAGCGGCCTCGAGAGGTGCACGCTCTGCAAGCAGCAGCGGCCGTGGGTCAAATGGGGCTGGCGCAAATCTACGAGACCAGCTTGAGATCCCTTGGGCGTGCTAGCGCACAGGTTTTGTTGACGCACGCCGACCTCTCGGACCGAGAGCGCTATCTGAACGCTCGCTCCACCTTGCTCACGCTGCTGCAGCACCGCGTGTTGCCGGTGATCAATGAGAACGACACCGTCGTCAACGACGAAATCCGATTCGGCGACAACGACACCCTGGGCGCGCTGGTCACTAACTTGATCGAGGCCGACGCGTTGGTGATCCTTACCGATCAGCAGGGATTGTTCAGCGCCGATCCACGCAAAGATCCCGATGCCCGTTTGATTGCTCAGGGTCGCGCGGGTGACCCCGCCCTGGCTCGGATGGCCGGGGGGGCAGGCTCCGCGTTGGGCCGGGGCGGCATGCTCACCAAGGTGCTGGCGGCCGAACGCGCGGCGCGTAGCGGCGCGGCCACGGTGATTGCTTATGGGCGCGAACCTGATGTGGTGTTGCGCTTGGCGGCGGGCGAGTCCATTGGCACGGCTCTATCGGCTGAGTTGCCCAAACGCGCTGCGCGCAAGCAATGGATGGCCGATCACCTCCAACTGCGCGGCCGAGTGCAGATCGATGCGGGCGCTGCGCGCGCTCTGGTGGGCGAAGGTCGCAGCCTCTTGCCCGTGGGAGTGCGAGATGTGGCGGGTGAGTTCCACCGAGGGGATGTGATTGCCATCCTGGACCCGGAGGGGCGGGAGTGCGCGCGCGGGCTGGCCAACTATGCGGCGGCTGAAGCTCGGCTGTTGGCCGGCCGAGCCAGCCAGGACATCGAGGCGTTGCTGGGCTATGTCGCGGAGCCAGAGCTCGTGCACCGCGACAACTTGGTGCTCAGTGCCCCGGCGGATCCCGATCAGGCGCAGGGCTGA
- the pilB gene encoding type IV-A pilus assembly ATPase PilB codes for MQAEPPVQDPHAKLSGAARILVNAGRLQARAAEDLLRQAKEKKLGFAAAAVSSGAISATDLAYTLSQALSIPLLDLNAVDVQRLPRDILDNKLAAQYQVIALGRRGNRLTIGGADPTEQEVVERIKFATQLQSDWVIVEQDKLSKLLSAAGASASETLESMSTGDIDFDIAEDATESKDDAQDIAEVEDAPVVRFLQKMLVDAINLRASDLHFEPYEYHYRVRFRVDGELREITQPPIAIKDKLASRIKVISRMDIAERRVPQDGRMKLKFGSKAIDFRVSTLPTLFGEKIVIRILDPSSAKLGIDALGYEKVEKERLLNAVHRPYGMILVTGPTGSGKTVSLYTCLNIMNQPGVNISTVEDPAEINLPGVNQVNVNDKAGLTFAAALKSFLRQDPDVIMVGEIRDLETADIAIKAAQTGHLVLSTLHTNDAPTTLTRLMNMGVVPFNIASSVILITAQRLARRLCESCKQPAEYPVEALLKAGYKEEELDGSWKPYRAVGCSSCNNGYKGRVGIYQVMPVNEGMASIILAQGTALDIARQAQLDGVRDLRQAGLHKVKLGVTSLEEVLSATNE; via the coding sequence ATGCAAGCCGAGCCGCCTGTTCAAGACCCCCACGCCAAACTGAGCGGTGCCGCGCGCATCTTGGTCAATGCCGGCCGACTGCAGGCTCGGGCTGCCGAGGACCTGCTGCGACAAGCCAAAGAAAAGAAACTCGGCTTTGCGGCAGCGGCAGTGAGCTCAGGGGCAATCAGCGCCACAGATTTGGCGTACACCCTGTCGCAGGCACTTTCGATTCCGCTGCTGGATCTCAATGCAGTGGATGTCCAACGACTGCCCCGCGACATCCTCGACAACAAGCTCGCAGCTCAGTACCAAGTTATCGCACTGGGTCGTCGCGGCAATCGCTTGACGATTGGCGGCGCCGACCCCACCGAACAAGAAGTCGTCGAACGCATCAAGTTCGCCACCCAGTTGCAGTCGGACTGGGTGATCGTCGAGCAGGACAAACTTTCCAAGCTCCTTTCGGCAGCGGGCGCCTCGGCCTCCGAAACACTGGAGAGCATGTCAACCGGCGACATCGACTTTGATATCGCCGAGGACGCCACCGAAAGCAAGGACGACGCGCAAGACATCGCAGAGGTCGAAGACGCGCCAGTCGTCCGCTTCCTGCAAAAGATGTTGGTTGACGCCATCAACCTGCGCGCGTCCGATTTGCACTTCGAACCCTACGAGTACCACTATCGCGTGCGCTTTCGCGTCGACGGGGAGTTGCGCGAAATCACACAGCCCCCTATCGCCATCAAGGACAAGCTGGCGTCACGCATCAAGGTGATTTCGCGCATGGACATCGCCGAACGCCGAGTCCCGCAAGATGGCCGGATGAAGCTGAAGTTTGGTAGCAAGGCCATCGACTTCCGCGTCAGCACCTTGCCCACACTATTTGGCGAGAAGATCGTGATCCGCATCTTGGATCCGTCCTCCGCCAAGCTGGGCATCGACGCCCTGGGTTATGAAAAGGTGGAGAAGGAACGCCTGCTCAACGCGGTTCATCGCCCCTATGGAATGATTTTGGTGACCGGCCCGACAGGCTCGGGCAAGACGGTGTCGCTCTACACCTGTCTGAACATCATGAATCAGCCGGGCGTGAACATTTCGACCGTAGAGGACCCGGCAGAAATCAACCTGCCTGGCGTCAATCAGGTCAATGTGAATGACAAGGCCGGGCTGACCTTTGCAGCCGCCCTCAAGTCCTTCCTGCGCCAGGATCCGGACGTGATCATGGTGGGTGAGATTCGCGACCTCGAAACGGCGGACATTGCCATCAAGGCCGCGCAGACCGGTCACTTGGTGTTGTCCACCCTGCACACCAATGACGCTCCCACCACCCTGACCCGCCTGATGAACATGGGCGTCGTGCCCTTCAACATCGCATCCAGCGTCATCCTGATTACCGCACAGCGACTGGCACGTCGTTTATGCGAAAGCTGCAAACAACCCGCTGAGTATCCGGTGGAGGCACTCCTGAAAGCCGGCTACAAGGAGGAAGAGCTTGATGGCAGTTGGAAGCCCTACCGCGCTGTGGGTTGTTCGTCCTGCAACAACGGCTACAAGGGCCGGGTCGGCATCTACCAAGTGATGCCGGTCAACGAAGGGATGGCCAGCATCATCCTGGCGCAAGGCACGGCGCTCGACATTGCCCGCCAAGCACAGCTGGATGGTGTGCGGGATCTGCGCCAGGCCGGCCTGCACAAAGTCAAGCTGGGCGTCACCTCACTCGAAGAAGTGTTGTCGGCCACCAATGAATAA
- a CDS encoding DNA gyrase inhibitor YacG, whose product MSTRQVPCPGCRGPALFSPENRWRPFCSQRCREMDLGAWASEQFRVPAAPPQDGDPDPQIVTPG is encoded by the coding sequence ATGAGCACCCGCCAAGTACCCTGCCCGGGCTGCCGCGGGCCAGCGCTATTCAGCCCTGAAAACCGCTGGCGCCCGTTCTGCAGCCAACGCTGCCGCGAAATGGACCTCGGCGCTTGGGCCAGTGAGCAATTCCGCGTGCCCGCCGCCCCCCCGCAGGACGGCGATCCAGACCCACAGATCGTCACTCCGGGCTGA
- the cgtA gene encoding Obg family GTPase CgtA, translating to MKFVDEVTIDISAGNGGSGCASFRREKFIPFGGPDGGDGGRGGSVYAIGDRNLNTLIDYRYARRHEARNGEAGRGSDCNGAAADDIVLRMPVGTIVKDLETDEVIAELLEPDQKVLLAKGGDGGFGNLHFKSSTNRAPRQKTLGWPGEVKSLRLELRVLADVGLLGQPNAGKSTLIAAVSNARPKIADYPFTTLYPNLGVVRVAPEQSFVMADIPGLIEGAAEGAGLGHQFLRHLQRTRVLLHLVDFAPLDEGVDPVAEAKAIVAELKKYDPELHAKPRWLVLNKVDMVPAEEREAKVKDFLKRFKWKGPVFVISGLTREGCEPLLRAIYEYVAAQKNAPIPEPDPRFDQ from the coding sequence ATGAAATTCGTCGATGAAGTCACCATAGATATCTCTGCCGGCAACGGTGGCTCGGGGTGCGCGAGCTTTCGCCGCGAGAAGTTCATTCCTTTCGGCGGACCCGATGGCGGCGACGGCGGGCGGGGTGGCAGCGTCTATGCCATTGGCGATCGCAACCTCAACACCTTGATCGACTACCGCTATGCGCGTCGGCACGAGGCGCGCAATGGTGAGGCCGGGCGGGGCTCGGACTGCAATGGCGCCGCAGCCGATGACATCGTGCTGCGCATGCCGGTGGGCACGATCGTGAAGGACTTGGAGACTGACGAGGTCATCGCCGAACTCTTGGAGCCTGATCAAAAGGTGCTGCTCGCGAAGGGTGGCGATGGTGGCTTTGGCAACTTGCATTTCAAGAGCAGTACCAATCGGGCTCCGCGGCAAAAAACCCTGGGATGGCCGGGGGAAGTCAAGTCGCTGCGCCTGGAACTGCGCGTGTTGGCGGATGTGGGTCTGCTCGGTCAGCCCAATGCTGGTAAGTCGACGCTGATTGCCGCTGTGTCCAATGCGCGACCGAAGATCGCGGATTACCCGTTCACCACCCTGTATCCGAATCTCGGCGTGGTGCGCGTGGCGCCCGAGCAAAGCTTTGTGATGGCCGACATTCCTGGCCTGATCGAAGGTGCTGCCGAGGGGGCGGGCCTGGGTCACCAGTTCTTGCGGCACTTGCAGCGCACCCGGGTGCTCTTGCACCTGGTGGACTTTGCTCCGCTCGACGAAGGCGTGGATCCGGTGGCGGAGGCCAAAGCCATCGTGGCCGAGCTCAAAAAATACGACCCCGAGTTGCACGCCAAGCCGCGTTGGCTGGTGCTCAATAAGGTGGACATGGTGCCGGCCGAGGAGCGCGAAGCCAAGGTCAAGGACTTCCTCAAGCGCTTCAAGTGGAAAGGGCCGGTTTTTGTCATTTCGGGTTTGACCCGTGAGGGCTGCGAGCCTTTGCTGCGCGCCATTTACGAATACGTGGCGGCGCAAAAGAACGCGCCCATCCCCGAGCCCGATCCCCGCTTCGATCAGTAG